In Hermetia illucens chromosome 5, iHerIll2.2.curated.20191125, whole genome shotgun sequence, a single window of DNA contains:
- the LOC119658090 gene encoding uncharacterized protein LOC119658090 produces MEIKSKFISILFFIAISKISQLISSGVPIDHNDVKVDPIANAITITIGKFDLNTVDFIMGTIELFRSSNQYKILNEVLDNIVATVPVRISDFNNIQKVEQRNHNVLLVKDYGSVQNILNAMNSSRFNFEGFFVIAFSEPMKRSEEISEKIFSQFYDLYILNVIILSKDVNSPDIVDLYTYFPFTASRCHNVAPFLYNRFVNGALEQEKDIFPDKVTNFHQCLFRVVCWNYPPLMDLTNFRGSKIHPEGVDGNMLRILAERLNFTWSFLVRKADQDRGVIFENGTSTGSMKIIIEGDGNFSLCGVALTYERSQALTGGYTYFVTGLVFALRPEKLYSSLYRIFFPFSLEIWFFLAFFFLTASIILTLFKIVKKNYRAILLGRGNHSPFLQMLGLALGNPVAFVPNYNFARTLFILWIITTSVLRTSYQGVLFDFLQKKEYRQSPNTIKEMIDSGHIPYLPPAVEYFAFSVIKNGTHQHIIGNVFQYYDRLYDPNYKGIILYPEVSLQYYNSLNWSRPALRKLPEKVSFLPISILFKKNSFLKQPFDKVIWQILDSGLIDFWNSKMLNRTRKVSRFNMNEPPKITMEDLEGCYRFCSFLLLLGFTVFAAEMLSLRVPRLRRLLEFYTE; encoded by the exons atggaaataaaatcaaagttCATCTCAATTTTATTCTTTATCGCGATCTCGAAAATAAGTCAACTAATTTCTTCGGGAGTTCCAATTGACCACAATGACGTCAAAGTAGATCCTATCGCCAATGCAATCACTATAACGATTGGGAAGTTTGATTTGAATACTGTGGACTTCATTATGGGGACCATTGAACTCTTCAGATCTTCAAACCAATACAAAATACTGAACGAAGTACTCGACAATATCGTGGCTACCGTGCCTGTCCGTATTTCCGATTTTAACAATATCCAGAAAGTGGAACAACGCAATCACAATGTGCTCCTGGTCAAGGACTACGGATCTGTTCAAAACATTCTGAATGCCATGAACAGCTCTCGCTTCAATTTTGAAGGATTTTTCGTCATCGCATTTTCAGAACCGATGAAACGATCCGAGgaaatttctgagaaaataTTTTCTCAATTCTACGATCTGTACATTCTGAACGTTATCATTCTTTCGAAGGACGTGAACTCACCTGACATTGTGGACCTTTACACATATTTCCCTTTCACAGCCTCTCGTTGTCACAACGTAGCTCCGTTTTTATATAACCGATTTGTGAACGGAGCACTGGAACaggaaaaggatatttttccaGATAAAGTTACAAATTTCCATCAATGCCTCTTCCGGGTTGTGTGCTGgaattatccccctcttatggATTTAACCAATTTTCGGGGATCTAAGATTCATCCAGAGGGTGTCGACGGAAACATGTTACGGATTCTGGCAGAAAGACTCAACTTTACTTGGAGTTTTCTAGTGAGAAAGGCAGACCAGGACCGAGGGGTTATTTTTGAGAATGGTACATCAACTGGAAGCATGAAAATA ATTATTGAAGGAGACGGAAATTTTTCATTATGTGGAGTTGCACTTACATATGAGCGCTCTCAAGCTTTGACGGGCGGTTACACTTACTTCGTTACGGGACTCGTTTTCGCACTACGGCCTGAAAAACTTTATTCCTCCTTATATAGAATATTCTTCCCATTCAGCCTGGAAATTTGGTTCTTCCTTGCATTCTTCTTTTTGACTGCATCCATTATTTTAACCCTGTTCAAAATCGTTAAGAAAAACTACAGAGCCATACTGCTTGGCAGGGGAAACCATTCACCGTTCCTCCAAATGCTGGGATTAGCACTAGGAAacccagtggcatttgttccAAACTATAATTTTGCAAGGACTTTATTCATATTATGGATAATTACCACATCAGTTCTAAGGACATCGTATCAAGGTGTGTTGTTCGATTTCCTTCAGAAGAAAGAATATAGACAGTCACCTAACACTATAAAAGAGATGATTGATTCAGGACACATTCCATATCTTCCCCCTGCCGTGGAATACTTTGCCTTCTCCGTAATAAAAAATGGCAC ACACCAACATATAATTGGGAACGTCTTTCAGTATTACGACCGCCTCTACGATCCTAACTACAAAGGGATTATATTATATCCAGAGGTTTCTCTTCAATACTATAACAGTCTGAATTGGTCCAGACCTGCGTTACGAAAGTTGCCGGAAAAGGTGTCCTTCTTACCAATTAGTATTCTTTTTAAGAAAAATTCTTTTTTGAAGCAGCCTTTCGACAAGGTAATTTGGCAGATTTTGGATAGTGGCTTAATTGATTTTTGGAATTCAAAAATGCTGAACCGAACAAGAAAAGTTTCTAGATTTAATATGAATGAACCTCCAAAAATTACCATGGAAGACTTGGAAGGCTGTTACAGGTTTTGTTCTTTCCTACTTTTATTGGGTTTCACGGTTTTCGCAGCTGAGATGTTATCATTACGGGTTCCGCGACTCAGGAGGCTGTTGGAGTTTTATACAGAATAA